Proteins from a genomic interval of Arthrobacter sp. CAN_C5:
- a CDS encoding ATP-dependent Clp protease proteolytic subunit encodes MNHNFGAAAGGAAPQMPSNRYVLPQFEERTPYGFKRQDPYTKLFEDRIIFLGVQVDDASADDVMAQLLVLESTDPERDITLYINSPGGSFTAMTAIYDTMQFIRPEIQTVCLGQAASAAAVLLAAGAPGKRLALPNARVLIHQPALGGGQGGQASDLEIQANEVMRMRTWLEDTLALHSGKSSEQVNIDIERDKILTAADAKAYGLVDEVLTSRKMTPPKINKP; translated from the coding sequence ATGAACCACAATTTTGGAGCCGCAGCAGGCGGCGCCGCACCCCAGATGCCGTCCAACCGCTACGTCCTTCCTCAGTTCGAGGAGCGCACCCCCTACGGTTTCAAGCGCCAGGATCCGTACACCAAGCTGTTCGAGGACCGCATCATCTTCCTCGGCGTCCAGGTCGACGACGCTTCAGCTGATGACGTCATGGCCCAGTTGCTGGTGCTCGAGTCCACCGACCCGGAGCGGGACATCACGCTCTACATCAACTCCCCAGGTGGTTCGTTCACCGCCATGACGGCGATCTACGACACCATGCAGTTCATCCGGCCCGAAATCCAAACTGTCTGCCTCGGTCAGGCAGCCAGCGCGGCAGCCGTACTGCTGGCAGCAGGAGCCCCGGGCAAGCGGCTCGCACTGCCCAACGCCCGCGTCCTGATCCACCAGCCGGCACTCGGCGGAGGACAGGGCGGACAGGCATCGGACCTGGAAATCCAGGCCAACGAGGTCATGCGCATGCGCACGTGGCTCGAGGACACCCTGGCACTGCACAGTGGCAAGAGCTCGGAGCAGGTGAACATCGACATCGAGCGGGACAAGATCCTCACCGCCGCCGACGCGAAGGCGTACGGTCTGGTGGACGAGGTCCTTACCTCCCGCAAGATGACACCTCCGAAGATCAACAAACCGTAA